One part of the Arabidopsis thaliana chromosome 1 sequence genome encodes these proteins:
- a CDS encoding Mitochondrial transcription termination factor family protein (Mitochondrial transcription termination factor family protein; FUNCTIONS IN: molecular_function unknown; INVOLVED IN: biological_process unknown; LOCATED IN: mitochondrion; CONTAINS InterPro DOMAIN/s: Mitochodrial transcription termination factor-related (InterPro:IPR003690); BEST Arabidopsis thaliana protein match is: Mitochondrial transcription termination factor family protein (TAIR:AT1G62085.1); Has 1059 Blast hits to 840 proteins in 44 species: Archae - 0; Bacteria - 0; Metazoa - 33; Fungi - 0; Plants - 1010; Viruses - 0; Other Eukaryotes - 16 (source: NCBI BLink).), whose product MYALIHHGRRLVQLQKLSNFRVSVQNGSALSNSFSFASVADATLIDSLKGNNFTVSYLVDSLGLTTKLAESISKKVSFEERRNPDSVLSLLTSYGFTKSQISSIITIYPRLLALDAEKSIAPKLQSLQSRGASSSELTQIVSTVPKILGKRGHKSITVYYDFVKDIIEADKSSSYEKLCHSFPQGNKKNKIRNISVLRELGVAQRLLFPLLISDGQPVCGKERFEESLKKVVEMGFDPETTKFVEALRVIYRMSDKTIEEKVNVYKRLGFGVADVWAIFKKWPSFLSYSEKKITHTFETLKSCGLLKHEVLLLLKKHPKCICSSEQKIVNSIETFLGLGFSRDEFAMMVKRYPQCIDYTAETVKKKTEFIVKNMNWPLEALVSIPQVFGYSLEKRTVPRCNVIKTLISKGLMKDGSEAPPMSSVLTSTDQAFLRRYVMKHDKLAPELMAIFTGENGK is encoded by the coding sequence ATGTATGCTCTGATACACCATGGAAGAAGGTTGGTCCAGTTACAGAAATTGTCTAATTTCAGAGTTTCAGTTCAAAACGGATCTGCTTTGTCCAATTCCTTCTCTTTTGCTAGTGTTGCTGATGCGACCCTTATAGATAGCCTTAAAGGTAACAACTTTACAGTCTCTTACCTAGTTGATTCATTGGGTTTAACCACAAAGCTCGCAGAATCGATCTCCAAGAAAGTAAGCTTCGAGGAGAGGAGAAATCCGGATTCTGTTCTGAGTCTTCTTACAAGTTATGGGTTCACAAAGTCTCAGATTTCAAGTATCATTACTATCTACCCACGATTGCTTGCATTAGATGCTGAGAAATCCATTGCTCCCAAGCTTCAGTCTCTGCAGTCCAGAGGAGCTTCAAGCTCTGAGCTCACTCAGATTGTTTCTACTGTTCCTAAAATCTTGGGGAAGAGAGGGCACAAATCTATAACTGTATACTATGATTTCGTCAAAGACATTATAGAAGCTGATAAGAGTTCTAGTTACGAAAAGTTATGTCATTCTTTTCCACAGGGTAACAAGAAGAATAAGATCAGAAATATCTCTGTTTTGAGAGAATTGGGTGTGGCTCAGCGTTTGTTATTCCCTTTGCTCATCTCAGATGGCCAACCTGTCTGTGgtaaagaaagatttgaagaatCTCTCAAGAAGGTTGTTGAGATGGGTTTTGATCCGGAGACTACAAAGTTCGTTGAAGCTCTGCGAGTTATTTACCGTATGAGTGacaaaacaatagaagaaaaagtcaaTGTCTACAAAAGGTTAGGCTTTGGTGTGGCTGATGTATGGGCAATCTTCAAGAAGTGGCCTTCTTTTTTGTCATactcagagaagaagataactcaTACTTTTGAAACCCTTAAGAGTTGTGGTCTGCTTAAACACGAGGTCCTGTTATTGTTGAAGAAGCATCCAAAATGCATTTGTTCTTCAGAGCAGAAGATTGTGAACTCCATAGAAACATTCTTAGGCCTAGGATTCAGCAGAGATGAGTTTGCGATGATGGTCAAGCGATATCCTCAGTGCATTGACTATACTGCTGAgacagtgaagaagaaaactgagTTTATTGTGAAGAATATGAATTGGCCACTAGAGGCTTTGGTTTCGATCCCTCAGGTATTTGGATACAGCCTGGAGAAGAGAACTGTCCCAAGGTGTAATGTAATCAAAACTCTCATCTCAAAAGGACTGATGAAAGACGGAAGTGAAGCCCCTCCAATGTCATCTGTTTTAACAAGTACCGATCAGGCGTTTTTAAGGAGGTATGTGATGAAGCACGACAAGTTGGCACCTGAGTTGATGGCTATCTTCACTGGAGAAAATGGGAAGTGA
- a CDS encoding Mitochondrial transcription termination factor family protein: MYALILHGRRLVQLQKWCNFSLSVQKASPTSNFFSSASAACLSPRVGRKGNNFTVSYLVDSLGLTTKLAESISRKVSFEDKNNPDSVLNLLTSHGFTGSQISTIIRDYPQLLIADAEKSLGPKLQFLQSRGASSSEITEIVSSVPEILGKKGHKTISVYYDFIKDTLLEKSSKNEKLCHSLPQGNLENKIRNVSVLRELGMPHKLLFSLLISDSQPVCGKEKFEETLKKVVEMGFDPTTSKFVEALQVIYKMNEKTIEEKVHLYKSLGFDVGDVWSSFKKWPISLRVSEKKMLDSIETFLGLGFSRDEFAKMVKHFPPCIGLSTETVKKKTEFLVKKMNWPLKAVVSNPAVFGYSLEKRIVPRGNVIKALMSKGLMRNELPSISCVLMCTKQVFLNRYVANHVDKQLVTELMAIYRAS, encoded by the coding sequence ATGTATGCTCTGATACTCCATGGAAGAAGGTTGGTACAGTTGCAGAAATGGTGTAACTTTAGTCTTTCAGTGCAAAAGGCATCACCTACATCcaatttcttctcctctgcttctGCTGCGTGTTTGAGTCCTAGAGTTGGTCGAAAAGGAAACAACTTTACAGTCTCTTACCTTGTTGATTCATTGGGCTTAACCACAAAACTCGCTGAATCCATTTCACGGAAGGTTAGCTTCGAGGACAAGAACAATCCTGATTCTGTTCTGAATCTTTTGACAAGTCATGGGTTCACAGGTTCTCAGATCTCCACCATCATTAGGGATTACCCACAGTTGCTTATAGCAGATGCTGAGAAATCACTTGGTCCCAAGCTTCAGTTTTTGCAGTCTAGAGGAGCTTCAAGCTCTGAAATCACTGAGATTGTTTCTTCAGTTCCGGAAATATTGGGAAAGAAAGGGCACAAAACTATCAGCGTATACTATGATTTCATCAAAGACACTTTGCTTGAGAAGAGTTCCAAGAACGAAAAGTTATGTCATTCTTTGCCACAGGGTAATCTGGAGAACAAGATCAGAAATGTATCGGTTTTAAGAGAATTGGGAATGCCTCACAAGTTGTTATTCTCCTTGCTCATCTCCGATAGCCAACCTGTatgtggaaaagaaaaatttgaagaaaccctCAAGAAAGTTGTTGAGATGGGTTTTGATCCTACCACCTCAAAGTTTGTCGAAGCTCTACAAGTTATTTACAAAATGAACGAGAAAACAATCGAAGAAAAAGTCCATCTCTATAAAAGCTTAGGCTTTGATGTGGGAGATGTATGGTCAAGTTTTAAAAAGTGGCCAATCTCGCTGAGAgtatcggagaagaagatgttggACTCCATTGAAACATTTCTTGGCCTAGGATTCAGCAGAGATGAGTTTGCCAAGATGGTCAAGCACTTTCCTCCGTGCATTGGATTATCTACAGAGACggtcaaaaagaaaactgagtttctggtgaagaagatgaattggCCACTAAAGGCTGTTGTTTCAAACCCTGCGGTATTTGGATATAGCCTGGAGAAGAGGATTGTTCCAAGGGGTAACGTAATCAAAGCTCTCATGTCCAAAGGATTGATGAGAAATGAACTCCCTTCGATATCGTGTGTCCTCATGTGTACCAAGCAGGTGTTTTTAAACAGGTATGTGGCGAATCACGTGGACAAGCAGCTGGTGACGGAGTTGATGGCTATCTATCGTGCTTCATAA
- a CDS encoding Mitochondrial transcription termination factor family protein, which translates to MYSLIRHGRSLVELQKWRHLRVLVQKASPLSNSFSSASAARLSPRVGRKGKSFTVSYLVDSLGLPKKLAESVSRKVSFEDKDNPDSVLNLLRSHGFTDSQISTIVTDYPQLLVADAEKSLAPKLQFLQSRGASSSELTEIVSTVPKILGKRGHKTISVFYDFIKETLLDKSSKSEKSCQPFPQGNLENKIRNLSVLRELGMPHKLLFPLLISCDVPVFGKEKFEESLKKVVEMGFDPSTSKFVEALCVVQRLSDKNIEDKVNAYKRLGFDVEYVWTVFKRWPNFLTHSEKKILNTIETFLGLGFSRDEFSVLIKRFPQGIGLSAEMVKKKTEFLVKKMNWPLKALVSNPAVLGYSLEKRTVPRGNVVQALISKGLIGSELPSISRVFVCTDQVFLNRYVKRHEDKQLETELMAIYRAS; encoded by the coding sequence ATGTATTCTCTGATTCGCCATGGAAGAAGTTTGGTCGAGTTACAGAAATGGCGTCATTTGAGAGTTTTAGTGCAAAAGGCGTCTCCTTTGTCCAATTCCTTCTCCTCTGCTTCTGCTGCGCGTTTGAGTCCTAGAGTTGGTCGAAAAGGTAAGAGCTTTACAGTCTCTTACCTCGTTGATTCATTGGGTTTACCCAAAAAGCTCGCTGAATCGGTCTCAAGGAAGGTTAGCTTCGAGGACAAGGACAACCCTGACTCTGTTCTGAATCTTTTGAGAAGTCATGGGTTCACTGATTCTCAGATCTCCACCATCGTTACGGATTATCCACAATTGCTTGTAGCTGATGCTGAGAAATCACTTGCTCCCAAGCTTCAGTTTTTGCAGTCTAGAGGAGCTTCAAGCTCTGAGCTCACTGAGATTGTTTCTACAGTTCCTAAAATCTTGGGAAAGAGAGGCCACAAAACTATCAGCGTATTCTATGATTTCATCAAAGAAACTTTACTTGATAAGAGTTCCAAGTCCGAAAAGTCATGTCAACCTTTTCCACAGGGTAATCTGGAGAACAAGATCAGAAATTTATCTGTTTTGAGAGAATTGGGGATGCCTCACAAGTTGTTATTCCCCTTGCTCATCTCTTGTGACGTACCTGTCTTCggtaaagaaaaatttgaagaatcCCTCAAGAAAGTTGTTGAGATGGGTTTTGATCCATCCACCTCAAAGTTTGTGGAAGCTTTGTGCGTTGTTCAAAGATTGAGCGACAAAAACATAGAAGATAAAGTCAATGCGTATAAAAGGTTAGGCTTTGATGTGGAATATGTATGGACAGTGTTCAAGAGGTGGCCAAACTTTCTGACACactcggagaagaagatattgaacACCATTGAAACATTTCTAGGCCTAGGGTTCAGCAGAGATGAGTTTAGCGTGTTAATTAAGCGCTTTCCTCAGGGCATTGGATTATCCGCGGAGATGGTTAAAAAGAAGACTGAGTTTTTggtaaagaagatgaattggCCACTAAAGGCTCTTGTTTCAAACCCTGCGGTGCTTGGATACAGCCTAGAGAAGAGGACTGTCCCAAGGGGTAACGTAGTTCAAGCTCTCATCTCCAAGGGATTGATCGGAAGTGAACTCCCTTCGATATCGCGTGTCTTCGTATGTACCGATCAGGTGTTCTTAAACAGGTATGTGAAGAGGCATGAGGACAAGCAGCTGGAGACTGAGTTGATGGCTATCTATCGTGCTTCATAG
- a CDS encoding Mitochondrial transcription termination factor family protein, which translates to MYSLILHGRRLVQSQKCLSLSVSVQNAFVLSNSFSSARAADVSIRDGRKGKNFTVSYLVDSLGLSKKLAESISRKVSFEDKVNPDSVLSLFRSYGFTDSQISTIITDYPLLLVADAKKALGRKLQILQSRGASSSEITEIVSTVPRILGKKSITVYYDAVKDIIVADTSSSYELPQGSQGNKIRNVSALRELGMPSRLLLPLLVSKSQPVCGKENFDASLKKVVEMGFDPTTTKFVLALRMLYQMSEKTIEEKVVVFRSLGFTVDDVWEIFKKTPSVLKVSKKKILKSAETFLDLGYSRAEFLMMVKRYPPCIEYSVESVKKKNEFLVKKMKWPRNALVLHPQVFGYSMEKRIIPRCNILEALLSKGLLRKGSELPAVSSVLSCTDEGFLDRYVMKHNELVPTLMAIFTKGSVS; encoded by the coding sequence ATGTATTCTCTGATTCTCCATGGAAGAAGGTTGGTCCAATCGCAGAAATGCTTGAGTTTGAGTGTTTCAGTGCAAAATGCATTTGTTTTGTCCAATTCCTTCTCTTCTGCTAGAGCTGCTGATGTGAGCATTAGAGATGGTCGAAAAGGGAAGAACTTTACAGTCTCTTACCTCGTTGATTCATTGGGTTTATCTAAAAAGCTCGCTGAATCCATCTCAAGGAAAGTTAGCTTTGAGGACAAGGTCAATCCTGATTCTGTTCTAAGTCTGTTTAGAAGTTACGGGTTCACAGATTCTCAGATCTCTACCATCATTACGGATTATCCGTTATTGCTTGTAGCAGATGCTAAGAAAGCACTTGGTCGCAAGCTTCAGATTCTGCAGTCTAGAGGAGCTTCAAGCTCTGAGATCACTGAGATTGTTTCTACAGTACCGAGAATCTTAGGAAAGAAATCTATTACTGTATACTATGATGCTGTCAAAGACATTATAGTAGCCGATACGAGTTCGAGTTATGAACTCCCACAGGGTTCTCAGGGGAATAAAATCCGAAATGTATCGGCTTTGAGAGAATTAGGCATGCCTTCTCGGTTGTTATTACCCTTGCTCGTCTCCAAATCGCAGCCTGTGTgtggaaaagaaaattttgatgcATCCCTTAAGAAGGTTGTTGAGATGGGGTTTGATCCCACCACcactaaatttgttttagctTTGCGGATGCTTTACCAAATGAGCGAGAAAAcgattgaagaaaaagttgtAGTCTTTAGAAGTTTAGGTTTTACTGTGGATGATGTATGGGAAATTTTCAAGAAGACTCCTTCTGTTTTGAAAGTctccaagaagaagatattgaagTCGGCTGAAACGTTTCTAGACCTAGGATATAGCAGAGCTGAGTTTCTGATGATGGTTAAGCGTTATCCTCCTTGCATTGAATATTCTGTAGAGTCtgttaaaaagaagaatgagtttctggtgaagaagatgaaatggCCACGAAACGCCTTGGTTTTGCACCCTCAGGTGTTTGGATACAGCATGGAGAAGAGGATTATACCAAGGTGTAACATACTCGAAGCTCTCTTGTCGAAAGGACTGCTCAGAAAGGGAAGTGAACTACCTGCAGTGTCCTCTGTTTTGTCGTGTACCGATGAAGGATTTTTAGACAGGTATGTGATGAAGCACAACGAGCTGGTGCCTACGTTGATGGCTATATTCACCAAAGGTAGTGTTTCATAG
- a CDS encoding uncharacterized protein (unknown protein; FUNCTIONS IN: molecular_function unknown; INVOLVED IN: biological_process unknown; LOCATED IN: endomembrane system; BEST Arabidopsis thaliana protein match is: unknown protein (TAIR:AT1G62080.1); Has 163 Blast hits to 56 proteins in 10 species: Archae - 0; Bacteria - 4; Metazoa - 109; Fungi - 6; Plants - 37; Viruses - 0; Other Eukaryotes - 7 (source: NCBI BLink).): MNATKFVVLLVIGILCAIVTARQVKDLSTETKLGASLPKTTTKGIGAQLSATGTTYSTSSVVSYANGFNNPKGPGANSFESANTFTSGQVTAKGRKARVSSTSASAAEGDAAAAVTRKAAAARANGKVASASRVKGSSEKKKGKGKKD, translated from the coding sequence atgaatGCCACAAAGTTTGTTGTGCTTCTCGTGATTGGCATTTTGTGTGCCATTGTCACCGCAAGGCAGGTCAAAGATTTGTCCACGGAGACCAAATTAGGGGCCTCTCTTCCAAAAACTACTACCAAAGGCATTGGAGCTCAGCTTTCTGCAACTGGCACAACTTACAGCACCAGCAGTGTCGTTAGCTATGCTAATGGTTTTAACAATCCCAAAGGTCCAGGGGCCAATTCATTCGAAAGTGCCAACACATTTACCAGCGGACAAGTCACTGCCAAGGGTCGCAAGGCAAGAGTTTCTTCTACAAGTGCTTCTGCCGCTGAAGGCGATGCTGCAGCTGCAGTGACTCGCAAAGCTGCTGCTGCACGTGCAAACGGTAAGGTAGCTTCCGCATCAAGGGTGAAGGGTTCctctgagaagaagaagggcaAAGGAAAAAAGGATTGA
- a CDS encoding Mitochondrial transcription termination factor family protein (Mitochondrial transcription termination factor family protein; CONTAINS InterPro DOMAIN/s: Mitochodrial transcription termination factor-related (InterPro:IPR003690); BEST Arabidopsis thaliana protein match is: Mitochondrial transcription termination factor family protein (TAIR:AT1G62120.1); Has 770 Blast hits to 737 proteins in 30 species: Archae - 0; Bacteria - 0; Metazoa - 6; Fungi - 3; Plants - 757; Viruses - 0; Other Eukaryotes - 4 (source: NCBI BLink).) — protein sequence MNSLILGAARRFVGLHLRVSVNLLQNESFSSYSFSSASAADVSPKGETFKSSSFLDSLRLATKLTDKGNSDSVLDLLRSYGFTDSQISSIIRSDSRVLIDNDATSLGSKLQFLQSRGASSSELTEVVSTVPKILGKREGKSLSRYYDFIKVIIEADKSSKYEKISHSLAQGNKIRNILVLRELGVPQKRLLLLLISKSQPVCGKEKFDASLKKVVEMGFDPTTSTFVHALHMLYQMSDKTIEEKIRVYRSVGFSVDDVWAMFKKWPRSLTHSEKKVANSIETFLGLGFSRDVFMMMFKRFPPCIGYSTEAVKKKTEFLVKEMNWPVKAVASIPQVLGYSLEKRTVPRCNVIKVLMSKGLLESELPPMSSVLTSTSESFLNLYVSKHDDKQLVAELMAIFTGNRVSLTDQKARLEQ from the coding sequence ATGAATTCTCTTATACTCGGTGCTGCTAGAAGGTTCGTGGGGTTGCATTTGAGAGTTTCAGTGAACCTTTTGCAAAATGAATCTTTCTCTTCGTATTCGTTCTCTTCTGCTAGTGCTGCTGATGTGAGCCCTAAAGGGGAGACCTTTAAATCCTCGTCCTTCCTTGATTCACTGCGTTTAGCTACAAAACTCACTGACAAGGGAAATTCTGATTCCGTTCTGGATCTTCTCAGAAGTTATGGGTTCACTGATTCTCAGATCTCCAGCATCATCAGGAGTGATTCAAGAGTGCTTATAGACAATGATGCGACATCCCTTGGTTCAAAGCTTCAGTTTTTGCAGTCCAGAGGAGCTTCAAGCTCTGAGCTCACTGAGGTTGTTTCCACAGTTCCTAAAATCTTGGGGAAGAGAGAGGGCAAATCTCTCAGCAGATATTATGATTTCATCAAAGTCATTATAGAAGCTGATAAGAGTTCCAAGTATGAAAAGATATCTCATTCTTTGGCACAGGGTAACAAGATCAGAAATATCTTGGTTTTGAGAGAACTAGGCGTGCCTCAAAAGCGGTTACTGCTTTTGCTCATCTCCAAATCGCAGCCTGTTTgtggaaaagaaaagtttgatGCATCACTCAAGAAGGTAGTTGAGATGGGTTTTGATCCAACCACCTCAACGTTTGTGCACGCTTTGCATATGCTTTACCAAATGAGCGACAAAacgattgaagaaaaaatccGAGTCTATAGAAGTGTAGGTTTCTCTGTTGATGATGTATGGGCAATGTTCAAGAAGTGGCCACGCTCTTTGACACATTCGGAGAAGAAGGTAGCCAACTCTATAGAAACATTTCTAGGTCTAGGATTCAGCAGAGATGTGTTTATGATGATGTTCAAGCGGTTTCCTCCGTGTATTGGATATTCTACAGAggcggtgaagaagaagactgagTTTTTGGTCAAGGAGATGAATTGGCCAGTAAAGGCTGTGGCTTCAATCCCTCAGGTACTTGGATACAGCCTAGAGAAGAGGACTGTCCCAAGGTGTAATGTTATCAAAGTTCTCATGTCAAAAGGATTGCTTGAAAGTGAACTCCCTCCAATGTCTTCTGTTTTGACAAGTACTAGTGAGtcgtttttaaatttgtatgttAGCAAACATGATGACAAGCAGCTTGTGGCTGAGCTGATGGCAATCTTCACCGGAAATCGTGTTTCACTCACCGATCAGAAGGCACGCCTAGAACAATGA